TCCTTTTCGTCCTGGTTGGGAGTGTTGCTGGAGATGGAAACGATACCTCCGGCTCGAGCCTGAGTCGTTCGAAGCGTTTTGCCATTTTCAACGGTCAGGGCACAAACAAGGTTGGACCATCGATCTAACTTTGGCATTCCGACTCCTAATTGTTCTCCCCCAGATTGTCATCGGTTTAGCGTTTCCCGTCAAACAGGAGGATACTGTGAGGTCGGTTGTGGGATTTATCAACTACCAAGCGCAATATGTGCCATCGCCTATCCCAATTTACTGgtggagtttctggaacacCTCGACATTTGTGACCACGGCCAGGAAATGGAGGCAAAATATTCAGAGCCGGGTTTTCCAGGACAAAACACGAATTTGGTTGTATGATGTCGTGGAAACGGGCTTGGAGCGGTCAGTATCTGGCACATTTGTCAACGGCTTTTCGTTACGTATTCTCATTTCAGGCTAGGAGATCGGAATGCCGGTGCCTGTCTGCTCAGAAGTATCTGTGAGATATCCCAACGCCCCTTAATGCACAGCAACATTTTCAGCGAGCTAATCAATGCGGTACTGGTGTAAGTATAAAATTATCCTATTTCCTGAACGTTTAACTTAGATAgcccaaatttatatttcttcgatatatatatttttaaaatgattacgtatattttttaacagtCCTTCATTAGACAACGTGCCTGAGAAGTATTTACATGCCAGGAATGCGGGAAAAGCCGGTGCCAATTGTTGGAAAACCTATAGTGAGTGCAGCAAGAAGTTTTGGAAGAGTCTTATTCAAATGGCAAAgatatctttttaaataaataaaaaaaaattaccctcatgtatagaatatatataacaacTAAGCTAcaggatatttaaaattcttagcCAGTTACAATTGTTTGACAACAAACcgattgtatttaaatttatac
This genomic window from Drosophila gunungcola strain Sukarami chromosome 3R, Dgunungcola_SK_2, whole genome shotgun sequence contains:
- the LOC128253854 gene encoding uncharacterized protein LOC128253854: MHSSGKQLDRNPCAVLLLFVLVGSVAGDGNDTSGSSLSRSKRFAIFNGQGTNKIVIGLAFPVKQEDTVRSVVGFINYQAQYVPSPIPIYWWSFWNTSTFVTTARKWRQNIQSRVFQDKTRIWLYDVVETGLERLGDRNAGACLLRSICEISQRPLMHSNIFSELINAVLVPSLDNVPEKYLHARNAGKAGANCWKTYSECSKKFWKSLIQMAKISF